A genomic window from Flavobacterium azooxidireducens includes:
- a CDS encoding DUF3467 domain-containing protein translates to MSDNNQQPGQINIELDEKIAEGIYSNLAIINHSASEFVVDFVTLMPGVPKAKVKSRIILTPQHAKRLLKAIGENIHRYEIAHGEIKDTDQPQVPLNFGPTGQA, encoded by the coding sequence ATGAGCGATAACAATCAACAACCAGGACAAATCAATATTGAATTGGATGAAAAAATTGCTGAAGGAATTTATTCCAACTTGGCTATCATTAATCATTCAGCCTCAGAATTTGTAGTGGATTTTGTAACACTAATGCCGGGTGTTCCCAAAGCAAAAGTGAAATCGAGAATTATCCTTACTCCTCAGCATGCAAAACGCTTGTTGAAAGCAATAGGAGAAAATATTCATCGTTATGAAATAGCTCATGGTGAAATAAAAGACACAGACCAACCACAGGTTC
- the rpoC gene encoding DNA-directed RNA polymerase subunit beta', which translates to MMNNRNNNKDKNPVKRFNKITIGLASPESILAESRGEVLKPETINYRTHKPERDGLFCERIFGPVKDYECACGKYKRIRYKGIVCDRCGVEVTEKKVRRDRVGHINLVVPIAHIWYFRSLPNKIGYILGLPSKKLDMIIYYERYVVIQAGIAKNAEGESLSRLDFLTEEEYLNILDTLPMENQYLDDNDPNKFIAKMGAECIMDLLARTNLDELSYDLRHAANNETSKQRKTEALKRLNVVESFREANLNRENRPEWMILKVIPVIPPELRPLVPLDGGRFATSDLNDLYRRVIIRNNRLKRLMEIKAPEVILRNEKRMLQEAVDSLFDNTRKASAVKTESNRPLKSLSDSLKGKQGRFRQNLLGKRVDYSARSVIVVGPELKLFECGLPKDMAAELYKPFVIRKLIERGIVKTVKSAKKIIDKKEPVVWDILENVIKGHPVLLNRAPTLHRLGIQAFQPKLIEGKAIQLHPLVCTAFNADFDGDQMAVHLPLGPEAILEAQLLMLASHNILNPANGAPITVPSQDMVLGLYYMTKERLSTPEHKILGEGLTFYSAEEVNIALNEGRLELNARVKIRAKDFNEKGELVFKLIQTTAGRVLFNEVVPEAAGYINEVLTKKSLRDIIGRILSVTNVPTTAAFLDNMKDMGYKFAFRGGLSFSLGDIIIPHQKQELIADAREEVDAITMNYNMGLITNNERYNQVIDVWTSKNALLTELAMKNIREDQQGFNSVYMMLDSGARGSKEQIRQLTGMRGLMAKPKKSTAGGGEIIENPILSNFKEGLSILEYFISTHGARKGLADTALKTADAGYLTRRLHDVSQDVIVNTEDCGTLRGIEVSALKKNEEIVETLGERILGRVALQDVINPLNLEVLIEGGQEITEAIMKAIEASPLERVEVRSPLTCEAAKGICAKCYGRNLATGRMTQKGEAVGVIAAQSIGEPGTQLTLRTFHVGGVAGGMSEESTIVTRFKGRLELDDLKTVKGEDADGNAIDIVISRSTELKLVDENTGIVLNTHNIPYGSTIFVKDGQTVDKGTTICKWDPYNGVIISEFTGKIAYEDLEQGQSFQVEIDEQTGFQEKVISEGRNKKLIPTLLIYGKDGELIRSYNLPVGAHLMVDDGEKIKAGKILVKIPRRSSKTGDITGGLPRITELLEARNPSNPAVVSEIDGVVSFGKIKRGNREIIIESKFGEIKKYLVKLSNQILVQENDFVKAGMSLSDGAITPEDILRIQGPSAVQQYLVNEIQEVYRLQGVKINDKHFEVVIRQMMRKVRVEDPGDTLFLEEQLAHTKDFIIENDKLFGMKVVEDAGDSQNLKPGQMITPRELRDENSLLKREDKNLVLARDVITATATPVLQGITRASLQTKSFISAASFQETTKVLNEAAVAGKVDTLEGLKENVIVGHRIPAGTGMREYDNNIVGSKEDYNELMAAKEEYNY; encoded by the coding sequence ATGATGAATAATAGAAATAATAATAAAGACAAAAATCCAGTAAAGAGGTTTAATAAAATTACTATCGGTCTTGCTTCACCAGAATCAATTTTGGCTGAATCAAGAGGAGAAGTTCTTAAACCTGAAACAATCAATTATAGAACCCACAAACCAGAACGTGATGGTCTTTTCTGCGAACGAATTTTCGGTCCGGTAAAAGATTATGAATGTGCTTGTGGAAAATATAAAAGAATTCGCTACAAAGGAATCGTATGTGACCGTTGTGGTGTGGAAGTTACTGAGAAAAAAGTACGTCGTGATAGAGTAGGACACATCAATTTGGTTGTGCCAATCGCTCACATTTGGTATTTCCGTTCGCTTCCAAACAAAATTGGATACATTTTAGGTTTACCATCTAAGAAATTAGATATGATTATTTACTACGAAAGATACGTAGTAATTCAAGCCGGAATTGCCAAAAATGCAGAAGGTGAATCATTATCAAGATTAGACTTTTTAACTGAAGAAGAGTATTTAAATATTTTAGATACACTTCCGATGGAAAACCAATATTTAGATGATAATGATCCAAATAAATTCATCGCCAAAATGGGTGCTGAATGTATTATGGATTTATTAGCTCGTACAAATCTTGACGAATTGTCATATGATTTACGTCACGCGGCTAACAATGAAACATCTAAACAGAGAAAAACAGAAGCATTAAAACGTCTTAATGTTGTAGAGTCTTTCCGTGAAGCAAATTTAAACAGAGAAAATCGTCCGGAATGGATGATTTTAAAAGTAATTCCGGTTATTCCACCAGAATTACGTCCGTTGGTGCCGCTTGATGGTGGTCGTTTTGCAACATCAGATTTAAATGATTTGTATCGTCGTGTAATTATTCGTAACAATCGTTTAAAAAGATTAATGGAGATCAAAGCTCCTGAAGTTATCTTACGTAACGAAAAACGTATGTTGCAAGAAGCGGTTGATTCATTATTTGACAATACACGTAAAGCATCTGCTGTTAAAACAGAATCAAACAGACCATTAAAATCACTTTCAGATTCATTGAAAGGTAAACAAGGTCGTTTCCGTCAAAACTTATTAGGAAAACGTGTGGATTATTCTGCTCGTTCAGTAATTGTTGTTGGACCGGAATTGAAATTGTTCGAATGTGGTTTGCCAAAAGATATGGCTGCTGAGTTGTATAAACCGTTCGTTATTCGAAAATTAATCGAAAGAGGAATCGTTAAAACAGTAAAGTCGGCTAAGAAAATTATCGACAAAAAAGAGCCTGTAGTATGGGACATCCTTGAAAATGTAATCAAAGGTCATCCAGTATTACTAAACCGTGCTCCTACATTACACCGTTTAGGTATTCAAGCATTCCAACCAAAATTAATCGAAGGAAAAGCAATTCAATTACACCCATTAGTGTGTACGGCTTTTAACGCGGATTTTGACGGTGACCAGATGGCAGTTCACTTGCCACTTGGACCGGAAGCTATTTTGGAAGCACAATTATTAATGTTGGCTTCTCACAATATCTTGAACCCTGCCAACGGAGCTCCAATTACCGTTCCTTCTCAGGATATGGTTTTGGGTCTATATTATATGACCAAAGAACGTTTGTCTACTCCCGAACATAAAATTTTAGGTGAAGGCTTAACGTTTTATTCTGCCGAAGAAGTAAACATTGCTTTAAACGAAGGAAGATTAGAATTGAATGCTCGTGTTAAAATTAGAGCAAAAGATTTCAATGAAAAAGGTGAATTAGTATTCAAATTAATTCAAACAACTGCCGGTAGAGTATTATTTAATGAAGTAGTACCGGAAGCTGCAGGATATATCAACGAAGTTTTAACCAAAAAATCATTAAGAGATATTATTGGTAGAATTTTATCGGTAACAAATGTGCCAACAACTGCTGCTTTCTTGGATAACATGAAAGACATGGGATACAAATTCGCATTCCGTGGAGGTTTATCATTCAGTTTAGGTGATATTATCATTCCTCACCAAAAACAAGAATTGATTGCCGATGCAAGAGAAGAAGTAGATGCAATTACCATGAACTATAACATGGGATTAATCACTAACAACGAAAGATACAATCAAGTTATTGACGTTTGGACTTCTAAAAATGCTTTGTTAACAGAATTAGCAATGAAAAATATCCGTGAAGACCAACAAGGTTTCAACTCGGTATATATGATGCTTGATTCTGGAGCAAGGGGTTCTAAAGAGCAAATTCGTCAGTTAACCGGTATGCGTGGTTTGATGGCTAAGCCTAAAAAATCTACTGCTGGTGGTGGTGAAATTATCGAAAACCCGATTCTTTCTAACTTTAAAGAAGGTCTTTCAATTTTAGAATACTTTATTTCTACACACGGAGCTCGTAAAGGTCTTGCCGATACGGCTTTGAAAACGGCCGATGCCGGATACTTAACAAGAAGATTACATGACGTTTCTCAAGATGTTATCGTAAACACAGAAGATTGTGGTACGCTAAGAGGAATCGAAGTTTCTGCTTTGAAAAAGAATGAAGAAATCGTTGAAACGTTAGGCGAAAGAATTTTAGGTCGTGTTGCTCTTCAAGATGTAATCAACCCATTGAATTTAGAAGTTCTAATTGAAGGTGGTCAAGAAATTACTGAAGCAATCATGAAAGCTATCGAAGCTTCTCCTTTAGAAAGAGTAGAAGTAAGATCACCATTAACGTGTGAAGCCGCTAAAGGAATCTGTGCAAAATGTTACGGAAGAAACTTAGCAACAGGTCGAATGACTCAAAAAGGTGAAGCTGTTGGTGTAATTGCTGCACAATCGATTGGTGAACCAGGTACACAGTTAACACTTAGAACGTTCCACGTTGGAGGGGTTGCAGGAGGTATGTCTGAAGAATCAACCATTGTAACACGTTTCAAAGGAAGATTAGAATTAGACGACTTAAAAACGGTTAAAGGCGAAGATGCTGATGGAAATGCAATTGACATCGTAATCTCTCGTTCAACAGAATTAAAATTAGTTGACGAAAATACCGGAATCGTTTTAAATACACATAACATTCCTTATGGTTCTACCATTTTTGTAAAAGATGGTCAAACTGTTGATAAAGGAACAACAATCTGTAAATGGGATCCATATAACGGAGTTATTATTTCCGAATTTACCGGAAAAATTGCTTACGAAGATTTAGAACAAGGACAATCGTTCCAAGTTGAAATCGATGAGCAAACCGGTTTCCAAGAAAAAGTAATCTCGGAAGGAAGAAACAAAAAATTAATTCCAACTTTATTGATTTATGGTAAAGACGGCGAATTAATTCGTTCGTATAACTTACCGGTTGGAGCTCACTTGATGGTTGATGACGGCGAGAAAATTAAAGCAGGTAAAATTTTAGTAAAAATCCCAAGACGTTCGTCAAAAACTGGCGATATCACCGGAGGTCTTCCTAGAATTACCGAACTTTTAGAAGCTCGTAATCCATCTAACCCAGCAGTAGTATCAGAAATTGATGGTGTTGTTTCGTTTGGAAAAATCAAAAGAGGTAACCGTGAAATCATCATCGAATCTAAATTTGGCGAGATTAAAAAATACTTAGTGAAATTATCTAACCAAATCTTGGTTCAGGAAAATGACTTCGTAAAAGCGGGTATGTCTTTGTCAGATGGTGCAATTACGCCGGAAGATATCTTGAGAATTCAAGGTCCATCGGCTGTTCAACAGTATTTGGTAAATGAAATTCAAGAAGTTTATCGTTTACAAGGGGTAAAAATCAACGACAAACACTTTGAAGTAGTTATTCGTCAAATGATGCGTAAAGTAAGAGTGGAAGATCCGGGAGATACATTATTCTTAGAAGAGCAATTGGCTCATACAAAAGATTTCATCATAGAAAATGATAAATTATTTGGAATGAAGGTAGTTGAAGATGCTGGAGATTCTCAAAACTTGAAACCAGGTCAAATGATTACGCCACGAGAATTGCGTGATGAAAACTCGTTATTAAAACGTGAAGACAAAAACCTAGTATTGGCTCGTGATGTAATTACAGCTACAGCTACGCCGGTTCTTCAAGGTATTACGAGAGCTTCGCTTCAAACCAAATCGTTTATTTCTGCGGCATCATTCCAGGAAACAACAAAAGTGTTAAACGAAGCGGCTGTAGCTGGAAAAGTAGATACGTTAGAAGGCTTGAAAGAAAATGTTATTGTTGGACACAGAATTCCTGCCGGAACTGGTATGAGAGAATATGACAACAACATCGTTGGATCAAAAGAAGACTATAACGAATTGATGGCTGCAAAAGAAGAATATAATTATTAA
- the rpoB gene encoding DNA-directed RNA polymerase subunit beta has protein sequence MITNQTERLNFASTKNIPQYPDFLDIQVKSFKDFFQLETKSDERGNEGLYNTFMENFPITDTRNNFVLEFLDYFVDPPRYSISECIERGLTYSVPLKARLKLYCTDPEHEDFETIVQDVYLGTIPYMTPSGTFVINGAERVVVSQLHRSPGVFFGQSFHANGTKLYSARVIPFKGSWIEFATDINNVMYAYIDRKKKLPVTTLFRAIGFERDKDILEIFDLAEEIKVSKTGLKKYIGRKLAARVLNTWHEDFVDEDTGEVVSIERNEIILDRDTIIDKDNVEEIIDSNVKSILLHKEDNNQADYAIIHNTLQKDPTNSEKEAVEHIYRQLRNAEPPDEETARGIIDKLFFSDQRYNLGEVGRYRMNKKLGLDIPMEKQVLTKEDIITIVKYLIELINSKAEIDDIDHLSNRRVRTVGEQLSAQFGVGLARMARTIRERMNVRDNEVFTPIDLINAKTLSSVINSFFGTNQLSQFMDQTNPLAEITHKRRLSALGPGGLSRERAGFEVRDVHYTHYGRLCPIETPEGPNIGLISSLAVYAKVNGMGFIETPYRKVTNGVVDLKSEPIYLSAEEEEGKMIAQANIEMDSIGKITTDKVIAREEGDFPVVEPTVVHYTDVAPNQIASISASLIPFLEHDDANRALMGSNMMRQAVPLLRPEAPIVGTGLERQVASDSRVLINAEGNGVVEYVDSEKITIKYDRTDAERMVSFDSDDKTYQLIKFQKTNQSTCINLKPIVRKGDRVTKGQVLCEGYATQNGELAIGRNLKVAFMPWKGYNFEDAIVISEKVVRDDIFTSIHIDDYSLEVRDTKLGNEELTNDIPNVSEEATKDLDENGMIRIGAEVKPGDILIGKITPKGESDPTPEEKLLRAIFGDKAGDVKDASLKASPSLHGVVLNKKLFARAVKDKRKRTKDKDDLASLEMEFEVKFNELKDKLVDKLFNIVNGKTSQGVMNDLGEEVLPKGKKYTQKMLNAVEDFAHLTKGQWVADDETNVLVNDLIHNYKIKLNDLQGALRREKFTITVGDELPAGILKLAKVYIAKKRKLKVGDKMAGRHGNKGIVARIVRDEDMPFLEDGTPVDIVLNPLGVPSRMNIGQIYETVLGWAGKNLGRKYATPIFDGATIDQINELTDEAGIPRFGHTYLYDGGTGERFHQAATVGVIYMLKLGHMIDDKMHARSIGPYSLITQQPLGGKAQFGGQRFGEMEVWALEAYGASSTLREILTVKSDDVIGRAKTYEAIVKGEPMPEPGLPESFNVLMHELKGLGLDIRLEE, from the coding sequence ATGATAACAAATCAGACTGAAAGATTGAATTTTGCCTCAACTAAAAATATACCGCAATATCCCGATTTTCTGGATATTCAGGTAAAATCTTTTAAGGATTTTTTCCAATTGGAAACCAAATCCGATGAAAGAGGCAACGAAGGTCTATACAACACCTTCATGGAAAATTTTCCAATCACCGATACAAGAAACAATTTTGTACTTGAATTTTTAGACTATTTTGTAGATCCACCTCGTTATTCTATTTCAGAATGTATCGAAAGAGGTTTAACCTACAGTGTGCCTTTAAAAGCTAGACTAAAACTTTATTGTACAGATCCGGAACATGAAGACTTTGAAACAATAGTACAAGATGTCTATTTAGGTACTATTCCTTATATGACACCTAGCGGTACTTTTGTAATCAATGGTGCTGAAAGAGTTGTTGTGTCGCAGTTACACCGTTCACCTGGTGTTTTCTTTGGACAGTCATTCCATGCCAATGGAACCAAATTATACTCTGCCCGTGTAATTCCTTTCAAAGGATCTTGGATAGAATTTGCTACCGATATCAATAACGTAATGTACGCGTATATCGATAGAAAGAAAAAATTACCTGTAACTACTTTATTCCGTGCAATCGGTTTTGAAAGAGATAAAGATATTCTTGAAATCTTTGACCTTGCTGAGGAAATTAAAGTATCAAAAACAGGACTAAAAAAATACATCGGACGTAAATTAGCTGCTCGTGTGTTAAACACTTGGCACGAAGATTTCGTTGATGAAGATACTGGAGAAGTAGTTTCTATCGAAAGAAACGAAATCATCTTAGATCGTGATACCATTATCGATAAAGATAATGTGGAAGAAATCATCGACTCTAATGTGAAATCTATTTTGTTGCACAAAGAGGATAATAATCAAGCAGATTATGCCATTATCCACAACACGTTACAAAAAGATCCAACCAACTCAGAAAAAGAAGCCGTTGAGCACATCTACCGTCAGTTGCGTAATGCAGAACCGCCTGATGAAGAAACCGCTCGTGGTATTATCGATAAATTATTCTTCTCAGATCAACGTTATAACTTAGGTGAAGTTGGTCGTTATAGAATGAACAAGAAATTAGGTTTGGATATCCCAATGGAAAAACAAGTGTTGACCAAAGAGGATATTATCACAATCGTAAAATATTTGATCGAATTAATCAACTCTAAAGCAGAGATTGATGATATTGATCACTTGTCAAACCGTCGTGTTAGAACAGTTGGAGAACAACTTTCTGCACAATTTGGTGTAGGTCTTGCTCGTATGGCTAGAACTATCCGTGAAAGAATGAACGTTAGAGATAACGAGGTGTTCACGCCTATCGATTTGATTAATGCCAAAACATTATCATCGGTAATCAACTCTTTCTTCGGAACCAACCAGTTATCTCAATTTATGGATCAAACAAATCCATTGGCGGAGATTACACACAAAAGAAGATTGTCTGCCCTAGGACCAGGTGGTCTTTCGAGAGAGAGAGCCGGTTTCGAGGTGCGTGACGTTCACTATACTCACTATGGCCGTCTTTGTCCGATTGAAACGCCTGAGGGACCAAACATTGGTTTGATTTCTTCGCTTGCTGTTTATGCTAAAGTAAACGGGATGGGATTCATCGAAACTCCTTATCGTAAAGTTACAAATGGTGTGGTTGATTTAAAATCTGAACCAATTTATTTAAGTGCAGAAGAGGAAGAAGGTAAGATGATTGCACAAGCAAACATTGAAATGGATAGTATCGGAAAAATTACCACCGATAAGGTTATTGCTCGTGAAGAAGGCGATTTCCCGGTAGTTGAACCAACTGTTGTTCATTACACAGACGTTGCTCCAAACCAAATTGCATCTATTTCCGCTTCGTTGATTCCTTTCTTGGAACACGATGATGCGAACCGTGCATTGATGGGATCAAACATGATGCGTCAGGCTGTACCATTGTTACGTCCTGAAGCTCCAATTGTTGGTACCGGTTTAGAAAGACAAGTTGCTTCTGATTCCAGAGTATTAATTAATGCCGAAGGAAATGGAGTAGTAGAATATGTTGACTCTGAAAAAATTACCATTAAATATGATCGTACAGATGCAGAACGAATGGTGAGTTTTGATTCAGATGATAAAACATATCAATTAATTAAGTTTCAAAAAACAAATCAAAGTACCTGTATCAACCTAAAACCAATCGTAAGAAAAGGCGATAGAGTTACAAAAGGACAAGTACTTTGTGAAGGATATGCAACACAAAACGGAGAATTAGCCATCGGTAGAAACCTTAAAGTAGCATTTATGCCATGGAAAGGATACAACTTTGAGGATGCAATTGTAATCTCTGAAAAAGTTGTTCGTGATGATATTTTTACGTCCATCCATATCGATGATTATTCATTGGAAGTTCGTGATACCAAATTAGGTAACGAAGAATTAACCAACGATATTCCTAACGTTTCAGAAGAAGCAACAAAAGATTTGGATGAAAACGGTATGATTAGAATTGGTGCCGAAGTTAAACCTGGCGATATTCTTATCGGAAAGATTACTCCTAAAGGAGAGTCAGATCCAACACCGGAAGAAAAATTATTACGTGCTATCTTTGGTGACAAAGCCGGTGATGTAAAAGATGCTTCATTAAAAGCTTCTCCATCATTACATGGTGTTGTTCTTAATAAAAAATTATTTGCAAGAGCCGTTAAAGATAAGCGTAAGCGTACTAAAGATAAAGATGATTTAGCTTCATTAGAAATGGAGTTCGAAGTTAAATTTAACGAATTAAAAGATAAATTAGTTGATAAATTATTCAACATCGTAAACGGAAAAACATCGCAAGGTGTAATGAACGATTTAGGAGAAGAAGTTTTACCAAAAGGTAAAAAATACACTCAAAAAATGTTGAATGCGGTTGAAGATTTTGCTCACTTAACAAAAGGTCAATGGGTAGCCGATGACGAAACCAACGTATTAGTTAACGATTTGATTCACAATTATAAAATCAAATTAAACGATTTACAAGGTGCGTTAAGAAGAGAGAAGTTTACAATTACTGTTGGAGATGAATTACCAGCGGGAATTTTAAAATTAGCTAAAGTTTACATCGCTAAGAAACGTAAGTTGAAAGTGGGTGATAAAATGGCAGGTCGTCACGGAAATAAAGGTATTGTTGCTCGTATCGTGAGAGACGAAGATATGCCATTCTTAGAAGACGGAACGCCGGTTGATATCGTATTAAATCCTCTTGGTGTACCTTCTCGTATGAACATTGGTCAAATTTATGAAACTGTGTTAGGATGGGCTGGAAAGAATTTGGGAAGAAAGTATGCAACGCCAATTTTTGATGGTGCTACAATCGATCAAATTAATGAATTAACAGACGAAGCAGGAATTCCAAGATTTGGTCATACCTATTTATATGATGGAGGAACCGGAGAACGTTTCCACCAAGCAGCAACAGTTGGAGTAATCTATATGTTGAAATTAGGACATATGATCGATGATAAGATGCACGCACGTTCTATCGGACCATACTCGCTTATTACGCAACAACCATTGGGTGGTAAAGCTCAATTTGGAGGTCAGCGTTTTGGAGAGATGGAGGTTTGGGCTCTTGAAGCATACGGAGCTTCTAGTACTTTAAGAGAAATATTGACGGTAAAATCAGATGACGTAATCGGTAGAGCAAAAACTTACGAAGCAATCGTGAAGGGTGAGCCAATGCCGGAGCCGGGATTACCAGAATCATTCAACGTTTTAATGCACGAATTGAAAGGTCTTGGTTTAGACATCCGATTAGAGGAATAA
- the rplL gene encoding 50S ribosomal protein L7/L12 has protein sequence MADLKQFAEQLVNLTVKEVNELATILKDEYGIEPAAAAVVAGPAAGGGDAAAVEEQTEFTVVLKEAGASKLAVVKAVKELTGLGLKEAKDLVDAAPSNVKEGVTKDEAEGLKKSLEEAGAVVELK, from the coding sequence ATGGCAGATTTGAAACAATTCGCAGAACAATTAGTTAACTTAACAGTTAAAGAGGTTAACGAATTAGCAACAATTTTAAAAGATGAGTATGGAATCGAGCCTGCAGCTGCTGCTGTAGTTGCTGGTCCAGCTGCTGGTGGTGGAGATGCTGCTGCAGTAGAAGAGCAAACTGAATTTACAGTTGTATTAAAAGAAGCTGGTGCTTCTAAATTAGCTGTAGTTAAAGCTGTTAAAGAATTAACAGGTTTAGGTCTTAAAGAAGCTAAAGATTTAGTTGATGCTGCTCCTTCAAATGTAAAAGAAGGTGTAACTAAAGATGAGGCTGAAGGTCTTAAAAAATCTTTAGAAGAAGCTGGAGCTGTAGTTGAGCTTAAATAA
- the rplJ gene encoding 50S ribosomal protein L10 encodes MTREEKSRVIEDLTAQLADSNVVYIADISNLNAETTSNLRRACFKAGIQLNVVKNTLLEKAMEASANDYGDLPSILKGNTSIMIAENGNAPAKIIKEFRKKSDKPLLKGAYIYQAVFIGDNQLDALVALKSKEEVIGEIIGLLQSPAKNVVSALKSGGGKIAGIVKTLSER; translated from the coding sequence ATGACTAGAGAAGAAAAATCAAGAGTTATTGAAGATTTAACTGCACAGTTGGCTGATAGTAATGTTGTCTACATTGCAGATATTTCTAACCTTAATGCTGAAACTACTTCAAATCTTAGAAGAGCTTGTTTCAAAGCCGGAATTCAATTAAATGTTGTAAAAAACACTTTGTTGGAAAAAGCAATGGAAGCTTCTGCTAATGATTATGGAGATTTACCTTCAATATTAAAAGGAAATACTTCAATAATGATTGCTGAGAACGGAAACGCTCCTGCAAAAATCATTAAAGAATTCCGCAAAAAATCTGATAAACCTCTTTTAAAAGGAGCTTATATTTATCAAGCAGTATTTATTGGTGATAACCAATTAGATGCACTTGTAGCTCTTAAATCAAAAGAAGAAGTTATCGGAGAAATCATCGGTCTTCTTCAATCTCCTGCTAAAAATGTTGTATCTGCCCTTAAATCGGGTGGTGGCAAAATTGCAGGAATTGTTAAAACCTTATCGGAAAGATAA
- the rplA gene encoding 50S ribosomal protein L1, which produces MAKLTKKQKEAAAKIEKSKLYSLKDASALLKEVASAKFDESVDIAVKLGVDPRKANQMVRGVVALPHGTGKDVRVLALVTPDKEAEAKAAGADYVGLDDYLQKIKDGWTDVDVIITMPAVMGKLGPLGRILGPRGLMPNPKTGTVTMDVAKAVQEVKAGKIDFKVDKTGIVHAGIGRISFNADMIVDNAHEIIQTLIKMKPTAAKGTYIKSIHLSSTMSPAIALDPKAV; this is translated from the coding sequence ATGGCAAAATTGACAAAAAAGCAAAAAGAGGCTGCAGCAAAAATTGAAAAAAGTAAACTATATTCTTTAAAAGATGCTTCTGCATTATTAAAGGAAGTTGCTTCTGCAAAATTTGATGAGTCTGTTGATATCGCAGTAAAATTAGGAGTTGATCCTAGAAAAGCGAATCAAATGGTAAGAGGTGTGGTAGCATTACCACACGGAACTGGTAAAGATGTTAGAGTTTTAGCACTTGTTACTCCAGATAAAGAAGCGGAAGCTAAAGCTGCTGGTGCAGACTATGTAGGTTTAGACGATTATTTACAAAAAATTAAAGACGGTTGGACAGATGTTGATGTAATTATCACAATGCCTGCTGTAATGGGTAAATTAGGTCCATTAGGTCGTATTTTAGGACCTAGAGGTTTAATGCCAAACCCAAAAACAGGTACGGTAACTATGGATGTTGCAAAAGCAGTTCAAGAAGTTAAAGCGGGTAAAATCGACTTTAAAGTTGATAAAACCGGAATCGTTCATGCCGGAATTGGAAGAATTTCTTTCAATGCAGACATGATTGTAGATAACGCTCACGAAATTATTCAAACATTAATCAAAATGAAACCAACTGCAGCAAAAGGTACTTATATCAAGTCTATTCACTTGTCAAGTACTATGAGTCCTGCAATTGCTTTAGATCCTAAAGCAGTTTAA
- the rplK gene encoding 50S ribosomal protein L11 — protein MAKEVSKVVKLQVKGGAANPSPPVGPALGAAGVNIMEFCKQFNARTQDKPGKVLPVQITVYKDKSFDFVVKTPPAAIQLLDATKLKSGSGQPNRKKVASVTWDQIRTIAEDKMVDLNAFTIESAMSMIAGTARSMGITVSGVAPF, from the coding sequence ATGGCTAAAGAAGTTAGTAAAGTAGTTAAACTACAAGTAAAGGGAGGTGCCGCGAATCCTTCGCCACCGGTCGGACCTGCTTTGGGAGCTGCTGGAGTTAACATCATGGAGTTCTGTAAGCAATTTAATGCGAGAACTCAAGATAAACCCGGCAAAGTTTTACCAGTACAGATTACTGTATACAAAGACAAATCGTTTGATTTTGTTGTAAAAACTCCACCCGCTGCTATCCAATTATTGGATGCAACAAAGCTAAAGTCAGGTTCAGGTCAACCAAATCGTAAAAAAGTAGCAAGCGTTACTTGGGATCAAATTAGAACAATTGCCGAAGACAAAATGGTAGATTTAAATGCATTTACTATTGAGTCTGCTATGAGTATGATAGCAGGAACAGCTCGTTCTATGGGTATAACAGTATCAGGAGTAGCTCCTTTTTAA